A region of Thermococcus argininiproducens DNA encodes the following proteins:
- a CDS encoding nickel-dependent hydrogenase large subunit codes for MNGRIEYWVKIPIGPIHPALEEPEKFIITLDGERIINVDVKLGYNLRGLEWIAMRRNYIQLLYLVERICGICSFSHNHTYTRAVEEMAGIEVPERAEYIRAIIGELERIHSHLLNLGVVGHAIGYDTVLHLSWLARERVMDILEAIGGNRVNYAMNTIGGVRRDIEEKHKRAILEMIKYYREEIMPKIEEIFLYDPTVEARLRDAGVIPKRIAIEYSAQGPTARGSGIKKDIRYNEQLGVYPDLGVKPITPKEFTGVIKGDVFDRMVVRVGELWQSMEIIERAFDQMPEGKIKTFPKDNVALVKLKKADGMGIGRYEAPRGETIHYVRANPGTDGPAKWKAREPTFPNLFAVARALVGEQLADVPVAIASIDPCLSCTDRVAIIDSNTGIKRILTERDLLKASIDKTREINPNIKAKPELIGSTCGGVRL; via the coding sequence ATGAATGGCAGAATTGAATATTGGGTTAAAATTCCAATTGGTCCAATTCATCCAGCATTAGAGGAGCCAGAGAAGTTTATTATAACCCTTGATGGAGAGCGTATAATAAACGTTGACGTTAAGTTAGGTTATAATTTAAGGGGACTTGAATGGATTGCTATGAGAAGAAACTACATTCAATTGCTTTATTTGGTTGAAAGAATTTGTGGAATATGTTCATTTTCTCATAATCACACATATACTAGAGCCGTTGAGGAAATGGCAGGTATAGAAGTGCCTGAGAGGGCTGAATACATTAGGGCAATCATAGGAGAGCTGGAGAGGATCCATTCTCACCTGCTCAACCTTGGAGTAGTTGGACATGCAATTGGATATGATACTGTTCTTCACTTGAGTTGGCTTGCCAGGGAGAGAGTGATGGATATCTTGGAGGCAATTGGTGGTAACAGAGTGAACTATGCTATGAATACAATTGGTGGTGTTAGAAGGGACATAGAAGAGAAGCATAAAAGGGCGATTCTTGAGATGATAAAGTACTATAGGGAGGAGATAATGCCAAAGATAGAAGAAATCTTTCTTTATGATCCCACAGTAGAGGCACGTTTAAGGGATGCAGGAGTCATCCCAAAAAGAATTGCAATTGAATATAGTGCCCAAGGTCCAACTGCAAGAGGGAGTGGAATTAAGAAAGATATAAGATATAATGAACAACTTGGTGTTTACCCTGATCTAGGAGTTAAACCCATAACTCCAAAGGAGTTCACGGGGGTAATAAAGGGAGATGTTTTTGACAGAATGGTTGTTAGAGTTGGTGAACTTTGGCAAAGTATGGAGATTATAGAGCGAGCTTTTGACCAAATGCCTGAAGGAAAAATAAAAACATTTCCAAAGGACAACGTAGCACTGGTTAAGCTGAAAAAAGCAGATGGTATGGGAATTGGGAGATATGAGGCTCCTAGAGGAGAGACTATCCATTATGTGAGAGCAAATCCTGGGACAGACGGCCCAGCAAAGTGGAAGGCAAGGGAACCCACTTTTCCAAACTTATTTGCAGTTGCAAGGGCATTAGTTGGAGAGCAACTTGCAGACGTGCCGGTGGCGATAGCCTCAATTGATCCGTGTTTAAGCTGTACAGATAGAGTGGCTATAATAGATTCAAATACTGGTATCAAGAGAATATTGACCGAAAGAGACCTGCTTAAGGCTTCAATAGATAAAACAAGAGAGATCAACCCAAACATAAAAGCGAAACCTGAACTAATTGGAAGTACATGTGGGGGTGTAAGACTATGA
- a CDS encoding hydrogenase encodes MFGYWDALYFIYAFVIGLLISYLLMKWAENVSAGTRKAGDGTKIFISGEDQDKVIPQFEHFRGYFTGRHVMWGLVRGINRMFLTFRREHTGLLTDYVSYLLITVAILLGLMVIWG; translated from the coding sequence ATGTTTGGTTATTGGGATGCCCTTTACTTTATTTATGCCTTTGTTATTGGTCTGCTGATTAGTTATTTGCTCATGAAATGGGCTGAGAATGTAAGTGCTGGGACTAGAAAGGCAGGAGATGGTACTAAGATCTTTATAAGTGGAGAAGACCAGGATAAGGTTATCCCTCAATTTGAACATTTTAGAGGATATTTTACAGGGAGACATGTTATGTGGGGACTAGTTAGGGGAATAAACAGAATGTTTTTGACTTTTAGAAGGGAACACACTGGTTTGCTCACTGATTATGTTAGTTATTTACTAATTACTGTAGCGATACTGCTTGGTCTCATGGTTATTTGGGGGTGA
- a CDS encoding NADH-quinone oxidoreductase subunit C translates to MTPEELIKKIKERFEVETHISQTKTPYPRKRIWIGVDRENFKSLMKCLQEIDPHAQFSIIIGEDRGDYLSATYHLELFCEEEPSLSVAVTTTCPKESPKIPSLGDVFPSSVPYERENQEFLGIVFEGIPDPRRLFLPDDFPEGVYPLRLDETGITPEMVKNAGHPYKVKKEGSQ, encoded by the coding sequence ATGACCCCGGAAGAATTAATCAAAAAAATTAAAGAGAGATTTGAGGTTGAAACTCATATCTCACAGACTAAAACACCCTACCCTCGGAAAAGAATTTGGATAGGGGTTGATAGGGAGAATTTCAAAAGCCTCATGAAGTGTCTTCAAGAAATTGACCCTCATGCCCAATTCTCAATAATAATTGGTGAGGATAGAGGAGACTACCTAAGTGCTACATATCACTTGGAGCTTTTCTGTGAAGAGGAACCAAGCCTATCAGTAGCTGTGACAACAACCTGTCCAAAGGAGAGCCCTAAGATACCCTCTCTTGGGGATGTATTTCCCAGCTCGGTACCATATGAAAGAGAGAATCAGGAGTTTCTTGGAATAGTCTTTGAAGGCATACCTGATCCAAGAAGATTATTCCTTCCTGATGACTTCCCAGAGGGGGTTTATCCATTGAGACTTGATGAAACAGGCATAACTCCAGAGATGGTGAAAAATGCTGGACACCCTTACAAAGTCAAAAAGGAGGGGTCACAATGA
- a CDS encoding respiratory chain complex I subunit 1 family protein, which produces MNILYATLGLVGVYIYVSFVSLLWEGLDRKLVARMQRRMGPPLLQPFYDFLKLVSKEAIIPRDSNKLFEIAPVLALAASISLLAYTPVGFGPLFATKGDVLVFLYLLALIAFIRVIGGVSSGSPYAQIGAQREIIMLASREVSMMLGLFAILWRLAKLGAERPFSLETLYQYNIWEIGTPLTIVGTLILLIVFIFWLASEIEVGYFNIPEAETEVAEGPMAEYSGRHLALFKLSSALKEFASASLVVAIFFPWGLSGYLGMSGIGAIFVDLVFHTIKVFIVLFVSMSVFRAVTGRLRITQAVNLFWSRILPASIIGAILLAMDILGVIA; this is translated from the coding sequence ATGAATATTTTATATGCAACCCTTGGATTAGTGGGAGTTTATATTTATGTTTCATTTGTTTCTCTCCTATGGGAGGGCTTGGATAGGAAGTTAGTCGCTAGAATGCAGAGAAGAATGGGTCCCCCTCTACTCCAGCCCTTTTATGATTTCTTAAAGCTTGTTAGTAAAGAAGCTATAATTCCAAGGGATTCAAATAAGTTATTCGAAATAGCTCCAGTGTTGGCCTTAGCAGCATCAATCTCCCTCTTGGCATATACTCCTGTTGGATTTGGTCCACTCTTTGCCACAAAAGGAGATGTGCTTGTATTTCTTTACTTACTCGCATTAATAGCTTTCATAAGAGTGATAGGAGGGGTGAGTTCAGGCTCTCCTTATGCCCAGATAGGTGCTCAAAGGGAAATTATAATGTTGGCTTCAAGAGAGGTATCTATGATGCTTGGACTTTTTGCAATATTGTGGCGTCTAGCTAAACTTGGCGCAGAAAGACCTTTTAGTCTAGAGACTCTATATCAGTACAATATATGGGAAATTGGGACTCCATTAACAATCGTTGGTACCTTAATTCTTTTAATAGTATTTATCTTTTGGCTTGCAAGTGAGATTGAAGTGGGTTACTTCAATATCCCTGAGGCAGAAACAGAGGTTGCTGAAGGGCCTATGGCAGAATATAGTGGTAGACATCTCGCATTATTTAAATTAAGCAGTGCATTAAAAGAATTCGCAAGTGCTAGCTTAGTGGTGGCAATATTCTTCCCCTGGGGATTAAGCGGATATCTTGGAATGAGCGGTATTGGGGCAATATTCGTAGACTTGGTGTTCCATACAATAAAAGTTTTCATAGTTCTTTTTGTTAGCATGAGTGTGTTTAGAGCGGTTACAGGAAGGCTTAGGATTACACAGGCTGTCAACTTATTCTGGAGTAGAATATTGCCTGCGAGCATTATTGGAGCAATTTTGCTAGCGATGGATATTTTGGGGGTGATTGCATGA
- a CDS encoding NADH-quinone oxidoreductase subunit B family protein, which produces MSEREMLEKKISKLCKYLGRSPWVFHVNSGSCNGCDIEIIAALTPRYDAERFGVKLVGTPRHADILLVTGPITDQSLERVKLIYEQTPDPKVVIAIGACPTGGSVFFESPFTNAPLDKHIPVDVFIPGCPPRPEAVLYGVVLGLEKLLKKIEGEKE; this is translated from the coding sequence ATGAGTGAGAGAGAAATGCTTGAAAAGAAGATCTCAAAACTTTGTAAATATCTTGGAAGATCACCTTGGGTCTTTCATGTTAATAGTGGTTCATGTAACGGATGTGATATTGAGATAATTGCTGCATTGACTCCTCGTTATGATGCGGAGAGGTTTGGTGTTAAACTAGTAGGGACACCGAGACATGCAGACATTTTACTTGTAACTGGGCCGATTACTGATCAGAGTCTTGAAAGAGTTAAGTTGATCTATGAACAAACTCCAGACCCAAAAGTTGTTATTGCTATTGGTGCTTGTCCGACGGGAGGGAGTGTATTTTTTGAGAGTCCTTTCACGAATGCGCCACTTGATAAGCATATTCCAGTAGATGTGTTTATTCCAGGATGCCCCCCAAGACCTGAGGCAGTTCTTTATGGTGTAGTTTTGGGCTTGGAAAAGCTTCTAAAAAAGATAGAAGGTGAGAAAGAATGA
- a CDS encoding proton-conducting transporter membrane subunit, producing the protein MNALPWLIITPLFGAFSMPILGLLGRKVREYWAVIISGFTFAIAARIFYSIWRSNEILLYTLGDVSPIGEGVKFPIRIIWEVDLFGALLALTVAFVSFLAIVYSLGYMKEDSGLDKYYTLVLVLELGMLGIVITGDIFNFYVFIEIMSIASYVLVAFRNDTWEGIEAGIKYMFVGSLASSFILLGIALLYGQYGTLTMAYLAVKIAENPTLVSRVALAFLIGGLLFKSGAVPVHMWLSDAHPAAPSSISAMLSGLVIKVGGVYAIARIIFGIFNPGLHEYLKVFGAPSIGVNTLGWAIIFFGCLTLIVGNAMAVIQTDMKRLFAFSSVGQIGYILLGIGIGVVAYGEKAGEIALTGAVYHIVNHAVIKALLFFVAGAVIHQVGTKNLNELSGLARRMPFTTLSFLIGAAAIIGLPPLNGFASKWLIYESSAMYNPILAVIAVIGTVFSLAAYTRVLFTFLGIESERVKTAREPGKTMLIPMLLLMLVIILMGLLPWQINEKVMLPVAKMLEQLKGEYIMALVKFVGGV; encoded by the coding sequence ATGAATGCCCTTCCATGGCTTATAATAACTCCGTTATTTGGGGCATTCTCTATGCCAATACTTGGTTTGTTAGGAAGAAAAGTGAGAGAATACTGGGCAGTAATTATCAGTGGGTTTACATTTGCAATTGCTGCAAGGATATTTTACAGTATTTGGAGAAGCAACGAGATACTTCTCTATACGTTGGGCGATGTGAGTCCAATTGGGGAGGGAGTTAAGTTCCCAATTAGGATAATATGGGAAGTTGATCTGTTTGGAGCCTTACTTGCATTAACAGTGGCTTTTGTAAGTTTTCTAGCGATAGTATACTCTTTAGGATACATGAAAGAGGATAGTGGGTTAGATAAATACTACACTTTAGTACTCGTTTTAGAACTCGGAATGCTGGGTATAGTAATCACTGGGGACATTTTCAACTTCTATGTTTTCATCGAAATAATGAGTATAGCAAGCTATGTGTTGGTTGCATTCAGAAATGACACTTGGGAAGGAATCGAAGCGGGAATTAAATACATGTTTGTAGGATCTCTTGCAAGCTCCTTTATCTTGTTGGGAATTGCACTCCTATATGGGCAGTATGGTACACTTACAATGGCATATCTAGCAGTAAAAATAGCAGAAAATCCGACTCTCGTAAGTAGGGTTGCCCTTGCCTTTCTTATTGGTGGACTATTATTTAAGAGTGGTGCAGTTCCAGTCCATATGTGGCTTTCTGATGCTCATCCAGCAGCTCCAAGCTCTATTTCAGCAATGCTCTCTGGCCTTGTTATTAAAGTGGGCGGTGTTTATGCTATAGCTAGAATAATATTCGGAATCTTTAATCCGGGGTTGCATGAATATCTCAAGGTCTTTGGTGCACCTTCTATTGGCGTGAATACACTAGGGTGGGCAATAATATTTTTTGGTTGCTTAACGTTAATTGTTGGAAATGCAATGGCAGTTATTCAAACAGATATGAAAAGGCTTTTTGCTTTCTCAAGTGTCGGTCAAATTGGGTATATTCTTCTTGGAATTGGAATTGGAGTAGTTGCGTACGGAGAGAAGGCTGGGGAAATAGCTTTAACAGGCGCCGTTTATCATATAGTTAATCACGCAGTCATAAAGGCACTCCTCTTTTTTGTGGCTGGTGCAGTAATTCATCAAGTTGGAACAAAAAATCTGAACGAACTTAGTGGATTAGCAAGACGAATGCCATTTACTACTCTCTCCTTTTTAATAGGTGCTGCAGCAATAATAGGGCTCCCTCCACTAAATGGTTTTGCAAGCAAGTGGCTTATCTATGAAAGCTCTGCAATGTATAATCCAATTTTGGCCGTGATTGCAGTGATTGGCACTGTGTTTTCATTAGCAGCTTATACAAGGGTATTATTCACCTTTTTAGGAATTGAGAGTGAACGAGTGAAAACTGCTAGAGAGCCAGGAAAAACAATGCTTATTCCAATGCTACTCTTAATGCTGGTTATAATTTTAATGGGTCTCTTGCCTTGGCAAATAAATGAGAAAGTCATGTTACCAGTGGCAAAAATGCTTGAGCAGCTCAAAGGGGAATACATAATGGCACTTGTTAAGTTCGTGGGAGGGGTGTGA